The Hordeum vulgare subsp. vulgare chromosome 4H, MorexV3_pseudomolecules_assembly, whole genome shotgun sequence genomic interval CCTGGTAGAAGCGGTAGCTCCGGCCGGGGTAACCGGTGGCCGGGTCGGCGCGCATCCGCATGTCGGTCATGGGCACCTTGGTGAACTCTTCCGGGTACCAGGTCACGGGCAGCCTCCCGCCTGGGTTGTGGTCGCCGAAGAGCACCCTGGCGATGGCGAGCCCGCCGGCCTGGCCGGGGTATCCGGCCCAGAGGATGGCGCCGATCTTGGGGTTGTTCTTGGCGAAGGTCACGTCCACCGGCCCGCCCGTGAGGAGCACCAGGATGACGGGCCTCTTGGCGGCGTCGGCGACGGCGGTGATGAGGCTCTGCTGCTGCCCGGGGAGCAGCAGGCTGGTCCTGTCGCGCCCTTCGCTCTCCTGCTGCTGGCTGAGCCCCATGAAGAGGAGCACGTAGTCGGACGAGCCCGCGAGCGTGGCCGCCTGGTCCGTGTCGGCCACGTCGCAGGCCGCCGAGCCGCACCCGGCCATGAACCTGACGTCCTTGACGTAGCCCTGGACCCCCTTGAGCGGCGTGACGGACTCGCACGGCGGGCCGAAGTAGTTGCCGATGAGCAGGCCGGGGTTGTTGGCGTTGGGACCGATGACGGCggcggaggcgatggcggccCGGTCGAGCGGGAGGATGCCGGCGTCGTTCTTGAGGAGGACGATGCCGTCCTGCGCGGCTTCGAGGGCGAGGCTCCTGTGCTCCGGGGTGCAGATGTGGGCGGCGTTGAGGCCGCCGTATATGTTGGCCCTGGGGTCGCCGTCGAAGTGGCCGAGGCGCATCCGGATGGCGAAGAGGTTCTTGAGCGCCTTGTCGACGTCGTCCTCCGTGATCTTCCCCTGCTGGAGGGCGGCCGGCGCGTGCTGCTGCATGTACGTCCCGCAGTCGATGTCCAGCCCTGAGTTTTTAGCAAGTGCAAGTGACAGGCCAGGGAAGTGATGAGTTTTAATCCATGAAATGTGTAGTTTAATGATGATGGTTACTGTACGTACCGGCCTTGAGCGCGAGTGCAACCGCGTCCTCCGGCGTGGGCGCGTACCGCTGCGCGTCACGCATGATGGCGACGGCGTCGCAGTCGGAGGCGACGTACCTGCACGCACGCAAGCAACCAAAAAAGACCATGGCATGGCATCAGTAATTCAGTACCACTACCGCGTGAAGACGACGACCGCACGCATGCATGTGAACAAAATGAAGCAAAAAAATCTGAGTGGGTACCCACCCGTCGAGGCCCCAGTCGGCCCTGACGGTGTTGGTGAGGAGGCCGGAGTTGGCGCATGCGGGGACGCCATTGATGGCGGTGTAGGCGCACATGACGCAGCTGGCCTTGCCGTCCACCACGCAGCTCCGGAAGGGCGGGTTGTACGTGTCCTCCAGGTCCTGCGCCGTCACCCTCGCGTCGAAGTTGTACCGGGCCACGCCGCCCCAGTCCTCCAGGTCGTACGCCGTCGCGTGCTTGCAGCACGCCGACGTCtgcagcagcgacgacgacgtcgaGTTCCCCTGCAGGCCCTTGACGAACGCCACGCCGTAGCGGCTCGCCGTCGTCGGGTCCTCCCCCGGGGTCTCCTGCCCGCGGCCCCACCGCGGGTCACGGTAGATGTTCACGTTCGGGGACCACATCGTCAGCCCCTCCGCCTGCCCCACGTTGTACAGCGCCCGAGCCTCCCTGCCGATCGCCTGCATCCACGTACGTACGTGTCATTTTCTTGACGATCCGTTCCACTTCCACCGGAGATGGCTTTCCCATGGCACGCAATGGGCAGTGAACAATCAAGGCAAAATGAAAAGGAGATATGTGCTACTAGTAGACAATAGCTAGGACATGCTTGCAACGCAAACTTGCATGTTGGTCGACCACCAAGTTCGTCACACCTTTTGCAAAAGTATGCTACCACCTCCGTTCTAAATTAATTATAAGACGTTTTGGATATTTCGATATGACCTACGAAAATGAACGACCAAGCTGCTCACACTAAAACACGTCTATATACATTCGATCTATTTAGAAAAATGTTAGTACAACATTGTATAATTCGGAACGGAGGGACTACTACTTGAGCATTTGCATCATTGCATGAACTGCAAGTATGTATGACTGGACGTGAcccggggtcatcctccttttctaaaaaaagaaaaatgtaTGACTAGACGAGTGGTGCTTGACTAAACGAGACCCAACAATTATTTGTTTCTGCAGACTTGATACGGCCTAACAATTTGTGCTTGTGATCAGGGAGGCCTAACATACAGTTGGCGGAACTCCAACATGAAGTTAACGACATACTCGATCCGGCAGTAATCCATCTCAAAATTAGGCACGCCAGAATCAAACCACATGCATATGGATCCAGCTAGCTCCTGCTAACAAGAAGCACGGGGCGTGTACCGTAAGGCATGACCTTGTGGCATTGTGGGCACGCTCCGTAGTCCATACGTACCCACGGACAGCAGTGCAACAAAAAGGTTGGGTACGATGGAAAAGGCCCGATCTACTATTCatatcagatctgtgtgtgcctcACGCTCACCTCACATGTACCCACAACCAAAAGGCGCCACTTTTCTTTCCCGCACAAACATTCTGCTTCTCCTTGTCTTTGGCACTAACCGCACTACGTGTGCTCACGTGTTGTCCCTTTATAGCTCTTTTCTAGGTGCCTCCGGGTGTTGATGTACACACGGCAGTTTGTCCTATGATTTCTAGGGGAAAACACTAAAGGACTTTGATGATTTGGACGTACTTTCATTAGTTTGGCCTCGTTGGGATGAGAAAATCGCATGTGACTTTTTTGTTAAATATGTAGGTTTTGATGCCTTTGTACTGAAGTATGCATATTAGCTCTCTTTTTTGTATGTGCGTGGGGTGCAAATGAGAGAAATATAGTTTGTCTATATAAACTACTTACTTGATTCATAATTAATATATGCTTTGCACATAAGCAAGTATATGTGATATGATCCATGTGTATTTCTAAAAGAATACCACGCTTTTTTCCTTAAAAAGTTTACCAATTGGGATTATTTGTTGTACTAGAATGCACCCTTGTGTTGAAACCAAAATCATGTTACCGGCCGGCAAGAGGAGCTACCTACCAAATCCTTAGCCCACGAGCATCCCCATACTGTACAAACAACCGCGCTCTTTGTCTCTTTCCCAAATCACGGATCAAGAAAAggatccctcccctcccctccggtGAAAGGAAAGAAAATGGCCGGTGCATGATGCATGTCATGTCATGTCATCGCATGGACTATGGACTGGAGGCacgcgcatgcatgcatgcgtgcatGATGCCTGGGCCCGATCGACCCTAACCCCACCCCCGAACAACTAACTACCCGCCGGAGACAGCGATCCAACGCAACATTCCATAATGAAACTGCCGCACGCCATTACATTATGCGAGCAAAAAGCGAAACGAAACCGCCAGCAGCCGGCCACACGGGGCTTATACGTACGTACGTACCTGGCCGATGCGGAGCCAGAGGTCGTCGTCgaaggcggcggcggtgaggctgACCTGCGGGAAGCTGGTGGCGCTGCGGACGGCGCCGTTGAAGTGGAGGCCCTTGCCGGAGGTGGCCAGCCCGTGCAGCGCCTCGTTCCACCACTTGTAGGCCGGCACGCCCAGCCGCGGCACGCCCGCGGCCTCGTCGCCCAGCTGCGCCACCTTCTCCGCCGTCGtcagccgcgccaccaggtccgcCGCCCGCTGCGCCACCGGCAGCGTCGCGTCGCAGAAGGCGTACCCCTGCGTCGCGGCCGTGGACGACGGCCCGCAGGAGAATGGCGGGTCCGCGGCCAGGGCCGGCACCACCATccccagcaacgacgacgacgacgccgtcagCAGCAGAAGGACCACCGTGCCGGCGTTGCCGTGGGACAGCACGGCCATGGCGAGACGAGCCGCAGGGAGGGAAGGGGTGCACGTGAATGGATGGGTCAAGGGAGTGGTCGCCTAAATAGGCGCTCCTGGCCAGTGGGAGCGAGGCGCGTGTCATCGACATGGGTTGCGTGTGACGTACTGCCATTATACTAGTGCCACCATGCGATGATACGCTGCTCGATCGTTACCCATCAGCAAGAACAATCTCACCTTCTCGTGCATGTTATAATTAAAGCGGAATATTGTGATGTTGCACCCGTGTACGTGTTGTTCTTTCCTTTGGGAGTGGGATTTAGTAGCGGCCATTTTTTTAATTCGGTTTGTAGATCATGAGCTGAGATCAGATGTGTACGTAACTTGCGTGCCGGGGTGGTGTTTCCATGGAATGGGCATATCCGTTCCGTGGCCTCGGTTAACTGAGATAAGTAAGGTTAGCTAGTTGCTGGCTCTACTTGAATGCGTTGCTTCGCATCGATCCTTGTCGATCTAAATACCTGCCCAAACACGAAATTTCTGTTCGCAGCAGCTATTTATAATAAGTTGCCTGACAAAAAAATTcgctccctccgatccatattattGGTCGTTAAAGTGGATATGTCTAGCACTAAAATACGTTTAAATACGAGTCAGTTTGAGCGGCAAGTAATATGAATTGAATAGATTAGTTGTAAATTAGAAGTGACGGTCCCGGCAAGGTCTCACTAACCGTCAAGACTACGTCCAAAACGGGGATAGCAGAGACGAAGAAGAAACTTGATCAATGCAAGTGGAAGGCCTTTTAGCTCCGACTCCCGCTCAAATTAGATAGCTAGCTCATCGGAGGTGGAATGGAAGTATTCTGAGGTACACAACATGTCAAGACTAAGACTTGACTCTTCAACAATGAAAAGATATACAATGGCCCATTTGATACTACGGTATCCAACATCATTTGGCCATGTATAGCgactaatgtgttagtcacgggataccGAAATAAAGAGGTACACTAAGGATTTTTGGAATCAAATCAGGACGTCCTATCCCTTGTTCAGAGGAGGGTGTCCCAGAAATAAACAATGCTCTCCTAGCCCCTTGTGTTTGTTGTGGATGTTCCTAGGGCTCTATTTGATATTGATGATTTAAAGCCTCCATGCTTAATGGACTTCATGCAATTTGCATTCCGATTCGCGACCTCATGACATATCATGTACCTGAGTTTTATGTAGAAGCAATGCCTACAAATTAATAGCATTTTTGCTTATACAATCGTTGGACCCCCCCCTCGCGTCGCCTCCCCTTGGCGATGCTAGGGGCCCCAAATCGTAGCCCCGCTAGCCTTCCCTCGCGTCCTCTCCTACCGCCGCTGCCGCCAGCATGGTCTACGGTGGCGGTGGGCCCGACGCCAGACGCGCTAGGGCGGGTGGTGCGTTGTGCGATCTCGCTGAGACGACAAGGGAGCCTCTGTTGGTGGATCTACGGGCATCAAGTAGTGCAGCGTTGCTAGCCCTTGCATCGGTGTCATGTGATCCATGGTCGGCATGGTGTGCTTCCCCTCCTTCGGGCGGGGTGGATTTCTATGCGTGGAGATGGGTGGTGGTGGAGGTCGTGGATCTGGCATCCTGTCCAGATCCGTCGCGGTGTGGCCTTCTCCAGCTGTCGACGCATGGAGGGACCGGTGATGTGTAGCTAGTGGCTCTCTACCGGCGTTATGGCGTTAGTGTTCGTCTTCACGGCGAGGCTCCACATGGCTCCAGTCAGCTGCGAGATCGGGGTGACACGAGTTCTGATGAAAATCATGTCGATTGCGGTCATGGCGGACGATGTCAATGTTTGTGACATCATTCCCCTCTCAAGGCATCGTGGCTGTAGGTTGCGGCACCACACTCAGGATGTTTCGGGTGAAAACCTAGATCCAGATCTCTCGGATCAGACGATGATTTCGTCTTTGATATTGTTCTCCCTCTTTGGGGGCATCATTTTGAAGCAGGAGCTGGCTGGAGGAGACAAGAGGAGGAGGGGTAGTACATCTACCGCAAGGCTGACGATGGGTCTCTACAAATGGTGCAACGGAGTTTCGGCGACGGGCATGTGTGGATGGACACATGCAGGAGGGTGACATTGTCTTGCGTCTACGGAAGTATGGCCTCGCAAGGTAAATCCATTGATCGCTCTTGAAGATGAGACAACGAAAAAAGATGGTGGCGGATCCGTAGGGTGCGCATGCGCGTGCTGCGGGTTGGCCAAACCAGGTGGTGCTCTCGGCCCGATTCGAGGCAGCTGCGTCAGGTCACCGGATTAGATAGCGCGCGTTCATGCGGTTCAGACACATTACCATGAGTGTGTCTCGTGCCCACGGCGACTGAGCGCCCGCGGTGGCGGTGTCGGCGTCAAAACCGACAGATCTTGGATAGGGGGTCCCAAAATGtggaccttagatcgatgggttgcaggatagaggaggagacaatgtttacccaggttcgggtcctcttgaggaggtaaaaccctacgtcctgctcgattatattgatgtggatgatgattacagagtctacctcgagatcgtgtatTCTAAACTCTAGGTGGAATAATCCCCGTACATGGATGAGGACCCCCGTTTTATATAGTcacgggggtgggggggggggagcttGGGTTACATGCAACCGACCTAGTCTACTTTTGCATGGTTGCCACGCTAGTCTCCGGGGTTCTCCTCCTTGAATACGAGACGATCATACAGCCCGACCCATCATAGGCATAACCCATGAGGTCGACCTCTTCGTAGTAAGCCGActacctgaggaccccttaattccGGACTCCCTCAGGTGGCGCCTCGGTCCATCTCTTCCGGCCTTCCCTGCATCTACCGCGACCAGACCAGGGCTCCCGTCACATCCTCTCCCTTCTCCCAGCAGGGCGCCATGCGCCATGGCTCCTCGAGCTCCCCCCGACCCAACCTCGCGATGGCGGAGGCGGGTGGTTGGCTGTCCGGCTATTCATGGAGTCGGCCCAGCACCCGCCGGCTCGGCCGTGCTCCGGTGTCCTCCTGCTTGGAGGTTTCCGAAGGAGGGTGTGGGCCTGCTGTCTTCGTGCTCACGCCCGCTCAAGCCGATAGCTCCGCCTGCCGCGCCTGCATCCCCATCTCCGGCTAGCAGTGTCGCTCCAAGCCTGCTGTTGTCACCTCCAGCATTTTGCTCTGTGATGGATCCTGCTTCGACTTGTCTCCCAGCTTCGGCGGAGCTAGAGCTCACCTCCTCACAGCTGTCACCGATGAGCCGCCGCCCCACGTCGTCAgttgtggtggaggaggggcgagcgAATCCCCACGGGCTGTTGGGAGTGTTGGCCCTCAATGCggaactgtgacagcccgatgccgacgccccagaagattcccctttatttccgttttcgtcgtgtggttatttttatttgttgcatcatcatgtagtttgcatcatggcatgtggCATCATCTGTtgtgtgtggtgttttgagtgtgtgtgtttCAAGTGCTCTCGGAGTCTTTGgtgcgatagtaactccccttctctctcctcttatttTATTTTGAGGTTGTGCTAaagtttcagttttaaccccttcaaaaaaggttcgtcttctttaaaaaaaaatcattttattaaaggtggaggcaacccctctgatttttctttatttattcggTTGTTTTATTCCAAAATAGAGtcccattttatttataaaaaagggttttattttattcttcaaaaaaaggattttatttttactCTTTAAAAAATATTTCATTTTTATTCGTTAAAAAATGCCGaatctatttttatagttggggtatatttttcaaAGAGCCCCAAAAGCatttattattactattattttGTTTTGGTTAATTCCTTCTTTGCGTGTGTTTCTGTTtataaaagaaaaatcaaaagagggagagggagcctgccaaggcccaaggcccagccggcccctgGCTACCCTAGCGAGCCAGGGAGGCTCAGCCCGatccctctccttccccctcgcGCGGTCCtcccctcctctcgttcccatCTTCCCCTCCAGCTCGATGCCCCTCCCCCTCTCGACCTCAGTTGCGCCGCAGCCTCCCCGCGCAGGAGCTCATGGGCCCTGTGCCGCCGCCCCGCCTGCATGAGCCCCTCCAGGCCCTCGCCGACCGCGCCTCTCgtgctcctcgccgcgccgcctcgtGCGCCAGCCCCGCGTGCCACCAGCCCCATGGCGCCCCGCCGGTGCCCGACCTCGCCATGGCCGCCAGCTCGCCTCGCTGCTCCCCTCGCCGACTCGCCTCGACGTTCCCCGCGCTGCGCCCATGCCGTCCTCGCCTCCCTGCCCCATCCCGGTGGCCGGCCCGAGGTCCCCCGCCGGTGCTCGCCCCGCCGCCGACTTGCCCCTGCTGCTGCTCGCCGGTACCCCGCGCCCGCCGTGGTCGCCGCCTCCAGGAcccccgacctcctcctcccgcctGCTACGCCGCCTTGCTATTGCCGCATGCCGTTGCTGTGCCGAAGCTGCTGCTTGCCATTTTTGCTTGCCTGTGCTAGTTGCTGTTGCTATCGAGCTAGATGATCTTGCTGCTGCCATGTTGCTGTGCATGCTGCCGCTGCTTGCTGTGCTTGCTTGCCTTATGGTTGCTTAGCtgctaactgatacgtctccaacgtatctataatttttgatggttccatgctattatcttttcaactttggatgttttatatgcatgaatatgctattttatatcttttttgggactaacctattaactcagtgccaagcgccagtttttgttttttccgtgtttttggcccatttttagacggagtccaaatggaatgaaactttacgatgatttttttggaccaaaagagacccccgaagctttggaagaaggccagatgggccacgagggagtcacaagacctgacgccgccaccacctccctaggtggtggcgaccaggcttgtgacctcctcgtgggcccaaccgacgtaattccaccgccataaattcctataaattcagaaacccccaaaaagaaacctagatcgggagttccaccgccgcaagcctctgtagccaccaaaaaccaatctggagcccgttccaggaccctgccggagggggaatccatctccggtggccatattcatcatcccgacgatctccatgacgaggagggagtagttctccctcggggctgagggtatgtaccagtagctatgtgtttgatctccctctctcgtgttcttgagatgtcttgatctcgatgcatcatgggctttgctactatagttggatcttatgatgttgttccccctctccctcttgtaatgaattgagtttcccctttggagttatcttatcggattgagtctttgagaacacttgatgtatgtcttggacgtgtctatctgctgtgatcaacttgtgggtttgtgacaattgggaacctatgcatatgggttggcacacgtggattcatgtgagtacttgatgtatattttggtgatcaacttgcgggttcgtgacattgggaacctatgcacatgggttggcacatgttttgactctccggtagaaactttggggcactctttgaagttctatgtgttggttgaatagatgattctgcgcttatgtgatgcatatcgtataatcatgcccacgtatacttgaggtgacaatggagtatctaggtgacattagggtcttggttaatatgtatcttaaggtgttattctagtacgaactctatgatgcatcgaacgaaaagaatagcttcgtgttattttactacggactcttgaataaatcgatcagaaagaataactttgtggtgatttcgtacccgacaataatctcttcgtttgttccccgctattagtgactttggagtgactctttgttacatgttgagggctagttatatgatccaattatgttatcattgttgagagaacttcactagtgaaagtatgaaccctaggccttgtttccacacattgtAATACCGTTCGtgttcacttttaccatttgttaccttgctgtttttgtaatttcagattacaaaaacctatatctaccatccatattgcacttgcatcaccatctcttcgccgaactagtgcacctatacaacttaccattgtattaggtgtgttggggacacaagagactctttgttatttggttgcagggttgcttgagagagaccatcttcatcctacacctcccgcggattgataaaccttaggtcccccacttgagggaaaattgctactgtcctacaaacctctgcacttggaggcccaacaacgtctacaaggagaaggtcgcgtagtagacatcaagctcttctctggcgccgttgccggggaggttagcgcttgaaggtatatctttagatcttgcaatcgaatctttttgtttcttgttctttcgctagaaaactacaaatttttttttcgaatttaggatgcctcatatgctccatcttttcaatgtctttcgtgagcatgatgggaaggaaaattgtgctcaagtgctgaaagaagaattacatagaatgcttggcatagaatatgtgaaggatgagcatgattgcaatgtttttagcatgaattctttgaatacccatgatgctaatgatatgcaaagccacaagcttggggatgctatattttatgaagatgatctttttagttcttccactttgaatgatcaaaatcattttgatgaaagcatgccccctatctatgatgattattgtgaggatacttatgctttgaagaagagggatgataaaacttgtcatactctcgagaacccctttgctaaaccttgctttttcattgggacacaatttgtagtgctcaagtcttttacgatacttccactactattcttgagaatagatttccttatgtggagattagtaaaatttctatgcttgtagatcatgaaaagaatgctttaggtgctggttatattgttgaattcattcatgatgctactgaaaattactatgagagaggatcatatgcttctacttattgcaatagtatcaagcttcctctccatatgttgaaatttttgaagctatgcttgttttgccttcctatgctagttgattcttgctccaataaattgtttgatcacaaaatccctatgcatagtaagtgggttagacttaaatgtgctagccatttgctccatgatgctctcattgtgtttcaatccttaccttttatgtgagcatcattgaaatcaatgcctagctaagggcgttaaacgatagcgcttgttgggaggcaacccaatgaataaatttttctttgctttttgcttcctgttttgttttctacacaccataataattctgttatgattgtgttttttgtgtttctttttgcgtttgtgccaagcaaaaccgttatgattagtcttggggatgatcgtttggtcatgctggaaaacacataaactttctgctcacaaaaagaattttaattttaattctgtaagagattttgagttgattgtttttgcttctgatttctctg includes:
- the LOC123447748 gene encoding probable beta-D-xylosidase 7, encoding MAVLSHGNAGTVVLLLLTASSSSLLGMVVPALAADPPFSCGPSSTAATQGYAFCDATLPVAQRAADLVARLTTAEKVAQLGDEAAGVPRLGVPAYKWWNEALHGLATSGKGLHFNGAVRSATSFPQVSLTAAAFDDDLWLRIGQAIGREARALYNVGQAEGLTMWSPNVNIYRDPRWGRGQETPGEDPTTASRYGVAFVKGLQGNSTSSSLLQTSACCKHATAYDLEDWGGVARYNFDARVTAQDLEDTYNPPFRSCVVDGKASCVMCAYTAINGVPACANSGLLTNTVRADWGLDGYVASDCDAVAIMRDAQRYAPTPEDAVALALKAGLDIDCGTYMQQHAPAALQQGKITEDDVDKALKNLFAIRMRLGHFDGDPRANIYGGLNAAHICTPEHRSLALEAAQDGIVLLKNDAGILPLDRAAIASAAVIGPNANNPGLLIGNYFGPPCESVTPLKGVQGYVKDVRFMAGCGSAACDVADTDQAATLAGSSDYVLLFMGLSQQQESEGRDRTSLLLPGQQQSLITAVADAAKRPVILVLLTGGPVDVTFAKNNPKIGAILWAGYPGQAGGLAIARVLFGDHNPGGRLPVTWYPEEFTKVPMTDMRMRADPATGYPGRSYRFYQGETVYKFGYGLSYSSYSRRLLSSGTPNTDLLAGLSTMPTPAEEGGVASYHVEHIGARGCEQLKFPAVVEVENHGPMDGKHSVLMYLRWANATAGRPAKQLIGFRRQHLKAGEKASLTFDISPCEHFSRVRKDGNKVVDRGSHFLMVDMHEMEITFEV